Proteins encoded together in one Argiope bruennichi chromosome 1, qqArgBrue1.1, whole genome shotgun sequence window:
- the LOC129966984 gene encoding CRISP/Allergen/PR-1-like: MWSFFTLALYCMIGWSNSQRCPMYYQRFSAQHSYCLAPNPTCNIVKSGVGQQEREDILRLHNEFRSKVAMGNEHRSIGGSLPEVADMMQLEWDDELAAVAQKWTDNCEYKHDCNECRAVENFPVGQNLAFQESTCMGRICREDQKVIPNWSWAITAFYDEVKDYHKDWLWSFVEHKGPKTGHLTQLIWAKTWRIGCGYTVYKEGRTYTRYYACNYGPTGNSVKKPVYQAGPPCSACPTNSHCVTWSSGPGTYPGLCKMSNPNTAPIYIHNNVLFDCNSNPANTDCQSRITGANKWDIITSVGGNYHSVILRGGESTTLAFDKPIIPHGQGFCVVLKFRKGPLDASNRDQSSFKAHFGMEYGSSSPMSISSGSTSFKDYRINIKWSTKTKLSFSFSVPSGAPSHILDIREVLAFDGKCNTRNNYK; this comes from the exons ATGTGGTCGTTCTTTACCCTCGCGTTGTATTGCATGATAGGGTGGTCGAATTCTCAAAGGTGTCCAATGTACTACCAGAGATTTTCGGCTCAGCACTCATACTGTCTTGCCCCAAACCCCACTTGCAATATTGTGAAATCCGGTGTTGGCCAACAAGAAAGAGAAGACATTTTAAGGCTCCACAACGAGTTCAGAAGCAAAGTTGCGATGGGAAATGAACACAGGTCTATAGGAGGCAGTCTCCCTGAAGTAGCTGACATGATGCAATTA GAGTGGGACGATGAACTCGCTGCTGTTGCACAGAAATGGACAGATAATTGCGAGTACAAACACGATTGTAATGAATGCCGAGCAGTTG aaaattttcctgTGGGACAAAATCTTGCTTTCCAAGAATCTACTTGTATGGGACGTATCTGCAGAGAAGATCAAAAAGTCATTCCTAACTGGTCATGGGCGATAACTGCCTTCTATGACGAGGTGAAAGACTACCATAAAGATTGGCTGTGGAGTTTTGTGGAACACAAAGGCCCCAAAACTGGTCATTTGACGCAG TTGATATGGGCTAAAACTTGGAGAATAGGATGCGGCTATACAGTTTACAAAGAAGGCAGAACTTATACAAGATATTATGCATGCAATTATGGACCCAC AGGAAATTCAGTGAAGAAACCTGTCTACCAAGCAGGACCTCCTTGCTCTGCTTGCCCAACTAATAGCCATTGTGTCACATGGAGCAGCGGACCCGGCACTTATCCAGGACTGTGCA aaATGTCAAATCCAAACACCGCACCTATTTACATACATAATAATGTGCTTTTCGACTGCAATTCTAACCCGGCGAACACCGACTGCCAATCCCGAATTACCGGAGCCAATAAATGGGACATTATAACCTCTGTTGGAG GAAATTATCACTCCGTTATACTCCGTGGCGGAGAATCGACTACTTTAGCCTTCGACAAGCCAATTATTCCACACGGTCAAGGATTTTGTGTCGTATTAAAATTCCGAAAGGGCCCTCTGGATGCATCAAACAGAGATCAAAGCAGCTTTAAAGCTCACTTTGGCATGGAATATGGCTCGTCCTCCCCAATGTCTATCAGCTCTGGCTCAACCAGCTTCAAAGACTACCGAATCAACATTAAATGGAGTACAAAGACTAAA